A single window of Aspergillus puulaauensis MK2 DNA, chromosome 5, nearly complete sequence DNA harbors:
- a CDS encoding uncharacterized protein (COG:C,H;~EggNog:ENOG410PG2K;~InterPro:IPR036188,IPR002938,IPR036249,IPR038220, IPR012941;~PFAM:PF07976,PF01494;~go_function: GO:0071949 - FAD binding [Evidence IEA]) translates to MPGELNSPQESEVDVLIVGAGPAGYMAALWLARLGVNTRIIDKRSARIFTGQADGLQPRVLEVFETFGFADRAMKEVAVGFEACYYDPDENGRIHRVKTAAEGIPGISRFNGSVVHQGRIEAWLTDAITEFSDGRIKVERPLQPESLEINGSGGDYPVRVVLKRLRDELAMPEQFGHTVQNGLYRQFEGDQETTPALLPGEGLEVVRAKYVLGCDGAHSWVRKQLGIEHEGETTDFVWGVLDMVPITDFPDIRKRCSIHSQNSGSIMIIPRENQLVRLYIQLREQAHHEEPELASASPDRSKKTSSRVDRSKVTAEQILDSARTILHPYTLDAAEIQWFTAYQVGQRVASAFEKDEHVFIAGDACHTHSPKAGQGMNVSMMDTFNLAWKIAYVVKGFAQPSILSTYELERRTVAQDLIAYDQKLSRLFSSKPGEISTQDFRRVIEKGTAFTTGCTVNYDRSILVDKPAGQSRSTPHYSPLATKLAVGMRIPDVKIVMQCDGRPWFFNQRLLSTGQFRVLVFIGDYAARANLKQQMHEVGEYLARADGFAKALGPRWESMLELLLIHASPQANVEWDDFPSVFRVRDDRGVMDYWKILADTPCFHDETGQAHERYGIDKEVGAVVVLRPDGYVAKVVEPTVAGVREVGEWFAHFLLPSTPLVMASI, encoded by the exons ATGCCCGGAGAACTGAATTCCCCTCAGGAAAGCGAGGTTGATGTCTTGATTGTTGGAGCTGGCCCAGCCGG GTATATGGCAGCACTGTGGCTTGCTCGGCTCGGGGTAAACACAAGAATCATCGACAAACGATCTGCTAGGATATTCACGGGGCAGGCAGACGGGCTGCAG CCTCGCGTCCTAGAGGTCTTCGAAACATTCGGCTTCGCCGATCGGGCAATGAAAGAGGTGGCGGTTGGCTTTGAGGCGTGCTACTACGATCCCGATGAGAATGGGCGTATCCACCGTGTGAAAACCGCTGCCGAGGGCATTCCTGGTATATCCAGATTCAACGGATCAGTCGTCCATCAGGGTCGGATCGAGGCCTGGCTGACGGATGCCATTACCGAGTTCTCTGACGGGAGGATCAAGGTCGAGCGGCCGCTACAGCCTGAGTCCCTCGAGATCAACGGCAGCGGGGGGGATTACCCAGTGCGAGTTGTATTAAAGAGGCTCCGCGATGAATTGGCGATGCCAGAGCAGTTCGGGCATACTGTTCAGAACGGCCTGTACCGCCAGTTCGAGGGCGACCAGGAAACGACACCTGCACTGCTTCCAGGTGAAGGGCTGGAGGTGGTGCGGGCGAAATACGTGCTGGGCTGCGATGGAGCACACTCCTGGGTGCGCAAGCAACTGGGCATCGAGCACGAGGGCGAAACCACCGATTTCGTCTGGGGCGTGCTGGATATGGTTCCCATCACTGACTTCCCGGACATCCGCAAGCGCTGCTCCATCCACTCGCAGAACAGCGGCAGCATCATGATCATCCCGCGCGAGAACCAGCTGGTTCGCCTCTACATTCAGCTGCGAGAGCAGGCTCACCATgaggagccggagctggccAGCGCGTCTCCGGATCGCAGCAAGAAGACATCCAGTCGCGTTGACCGCAGCAAGGTCACGGCCGAGCAGATCTTGGACTCGGCCAGGACGATCCTGCATCCTTATACCTTGGACGCGGCCGAGATCCAGTGGTTTACTGCATACCAGGTTGGGCAGCGCGTTGCCTCAGCCTTTGAAAAGGACGAGCATGTATTCATTGCAGGAGACGCATGCCATACTCACTCGCCCAAGGCCGGGCAGGGCATGAATGTGTCCATGATGGATACCTTCAATCTCGCATGGAAGATCGCCTATGTGGTCAAGGGCTTTGCCCAGCCGAGCATCTTGTCCACGTACGAACTTGAGCGCCGGACAGTAGCGCAGGACCTGATCGCCTACGATCAGAAGCTGTCCCGCCTCTTTTCATCCAAACCAGGCGAAATCTCGACACAGGACTTTCGTCGCGTGATTGAGAAAGGAACAGCCTTTACGACAGGCTGCACGGTGAACTACGATCGGTCGATTCTCGTGGATAAGCCCGCCGGCCAGTCTAGAAGCACGCCCCATTACAGCCCCCTGGCGACCAAGTTGGCTGTCGGGATGCGGATTCCGGACGTCAAGATTGTGATGCAGTGCGACGGGAGGCCATGGTTCTTCAACCAGCGTCTACTGTCCACCGGGCAATTCCGCGTCCTTGTCTTCATCGGCGATTACGCTGCGAGGGCCAACCTGAAGCAGCAAATGCACGAGGTTGGCGAGTACCTTGCACGGGCAGACGGCTTTGCCAAGGCCCTGGGGCCGCGCTGGGAATccatgctggagctgctTCTTATTCATGCAAGTCCGCAGGCGAACGTAGAATGGGATGACTTCCCCTCTGTCTTCCGCGTGCGCGATGATCGGGGTGTGATGGATTACTGGAAGATTCTCGCGGACACGCCCTGCTTCCATGACGAGACTGGGCAGGCCCACGAGAGATATGGAATTGACAAAGAGGTCGGCGCTGTTGTTGTGCTGCGGCCGGATGGGTACGTTGCAAAGGTCGTGGAGCCCACTGTGGCAGGCGTTCGGGAGGTGGGTGAGTGGTTCGCCCATTTCCTGCTGCCCTCGACGCCTCTAGTCATGGCCTCtatttaa
- a CDS encoding uncharacterized protein (COG:I;~EggNog:ENOG410PNQG;~InterPro:IPR029058), with product MPLFKRMVSMSSTNFLMQPLPEHVTEVTYKTLVSRLGLASLSASERVNALVQMDSQKLLQAISPNDTLLPATGGELGLKPHINAKIQQGGSGPLDLPGQKWCEGIMVRDCQMGASTLSAMLNRDKDGIVPAFRELLTKSLGSAESAGQVMAAYAISENLNSDDRLKAILQFANGICFFLPVLNYGHCWSGHAFIYHFNEPNPWDGPWKCYASHILDIAYLFLNYNESWSVSQCTVAVQFAKDLIAFSNGRAAWPAFKWETKGFYSRVYGGRGLDASGKSTIVLAPDPRTERSEVILSLTRSIPADDLSRVWQIFISGTA from the exons ATGCCCCTGTTCAAACGGATGGTTAGTATGAGTAGTACAAACTTCCTCATGCAGCCCCTTCCTGAGCATGTCACCGAAGTTACATATAAAACTCTTGTGAGTCGACTAGGTCTCGCCTCGCTGTCGGCCTCCGAGCGAGTAAATGCATTGGTACAGATGGATAGCCAGAAGTTGCTCCAGGCTATTTCTCCCAATGACACCCTACTTCCAGCGACCGGAGGCGAACTGGGTCTCAAGCCGCATATAAATGCAAAGATTCAACAAGGCGGCTCGGGTCCACTCGATCTTCCAGGTCAAAAATGGTGTGAAGGAATCATGGTTAGAGACTGTCAGATGGGT GCGAGCACCCTTTCCGCAATGCTCAATCGCGACAAAGATGGAATTGTACCGGCTTTCCGCGAATTATTAACCAAGTCGCTGGGGTCAGCAGAAAGCGCAGGCCAGGTCATGGCCGCGTACGCCATCAGCGAGAATCTAAACAGTGACGACAGGTTGAAGGCAATCCTCCAGTTTGCAAATGGTATCTGCTTCTTCCTACCAGTGCTCAACTACGGTCACTGTTGGTCTGGTCACGCCTTCATATACCATTTCAATGAACCCAATCCCTGGGATGGTCCCTGGAAGTGCTATGCAAGTCATATTCTTGATATTGCGTATCTATTCCTGAACTATAACGAGTCATGGTCTGTATCCCAGTGTACAGTTGCAGTTCAGTTCGCCAAAGATTTGATTGCGTTCTCTAACGGGCGTGCAGCTTGGCCTGCTTTCAAATGGGAAACTAAGGGCTTTTATTCGCGAGTTTATGGGGGCAGGGGTCTAGATGCCTCAGGGAAGTCTACCATTGTCCTGGCACCGGATCCTCGTACGGAAAGAAGTGAAGTAATCTTGAGTCTGACGCGCAGTATCCCTGCAGACGACCTGTCGCGGGTGTGGCAAATATTCATTTCCGGTACAGCCTAG
- a CDS encoding cytochrome P450 (COG:Q;~EggNog:ENOG410PM3R;~InterPro:IPR001128,IPR036396;~PFAM:PF00067;~TransMembrane:1 (o14-34i);~go_function: GO:0005506 - iron ion binding [Evidence IEA];~go_function: GO:0016705 - oxidoreductase activity, acting on paired donors, with incorporation or reduction of molecular oxygen [Evidence IEA];~go_function: GO:0020037 - heme binding [Evidence IEA];~go_process: GO:0055114 - oxidation-reduction process [Evidence IEA]): protein MTLQIYAELLSRPWMAAGAVAVIWALVHITRLLLDPLHDIPGPLGARLSRIWYLRAVSKGNFEKTNIDLHRVHGPIVRIAPRQYSLDSPEAIRTIYSHSSSFIKAPWYYASGNPNPESHDLFTDRDPRRHSTNRRKVASLYSMTSLVQMESCVAECTALLLQKFTDFAASGRSFNLQHWMQCYAFDVIGLITVNKRFGFLDSGTDQSSLISALHAYLVYAANVGVYAEWHPILTKIVARLPSSGMAHLQAFTAQHIAEAQTNPPMDEDDQRSSGTFLKRLLNMHAQNPEKISMADIFTTCITNIGAGSDTTSISLTAILYNVSKHESIYQKLREEIELADEQGKLSSPFITFQEAQNLPYLQACIKEALRLHPATGLPLARVVPKGGATLSGRFFPEGEIVGVNAWVIHRNESVFGPDTPSYRPERWLENTARSSEMDRNFLAVRFLRPPTATYTLDPELISAVGVSSAPGRAPVLERTLA from the exons ATGACGCTTCAAATCTATGCCGAACTTCTCTCACGCCCTTGGATGGCTGCAGGGGCAGTCGCTGTTATTTGGGCCCTTGTGCACATTACACGACTATTACTGGATCCCCTCCATGACATACCAGGTCCGCTAGGGGCTCGGTTGTCCCGGATTTGGTACCTACGTGCTGTCAGCAAGGGAAATTTTGAGAAAACGAATATTGACCTCCATCGAGTCCACG GACCAATTGTCAGGATTGCTCCGCGACAATATAGCCTTGACAGCCCTGAGGCGATTCGCACGATCTACTCACATTCCTCATCTTTCATCAAG GCACCATGGTACTATGCCAGTGGGAACCCGAATCCGGAATCTCATGACCTGTTTACAGATAGAGATCCGCGACGCCATAGTACCAATCGACGAAAGGTAGCATCGCTGTATAGCATGACCAGTCTGGTACAGATGGAGTCCTGCGTCGCGGAGTGCACTGCTCTGTTGCTACAGAAGTTCACCGACTTTGCGGCATCTGGTCGATCATTCAACCTGCAGCACTGGATGCAGTGCTATGCCTTTGATGTGATTGGGCTTATTACT GTCAACAAACGATTCGGATTTCTCGATAGCGGAACGGACCAAAGCTCGCTGATTTCTGCTCTTCACGCTTACCTTGTCTACGCTGCCAATGTTGGCGTTTACGCGGAGTGGCATCCTATACTGACCAAGATTGTCGCTCGTCTTCCATCCTCCGGGATGGCGCACTTGCAAGCCTTCACAGCTCAGCATATTGCTGAAGCCCAGACCAATCCACCaatggatgaggatgaccaGCGCTCCTCGGGAACTTTCCTGAAAAGACTTCTCAACATGCACGCGCAAAATCCAGAGAAGATTAGCATGGCGGACATCTTCACTACCTGTATCACCAATATCGGGGCAGGCTCCGATACAACCTCTATATCGCTCACAGCAATCCTATACAACGTATCTAAACATGAGAGCATCTACCAAAAG CTCCGCGAGGAGATCGAGCTAGCCGATGAGCAGGGCAAGCTGTCTTCGCCATTTATCACGTTTCAAGAGGCTCAGAATCTACCATACCTCCAAGCGTGCATAAAAGAGGCTCTACGTTTACATCCTGCGACTGGGCTCCCTCTCGCTCGGGTTGTCCCAAAGGGTGGAGCAACACTATCTGGCAGATTCTTTCCTGAAGGC GAAATTGTCGGTGTGAACGCGTGGGTTATCCACCGGAACGAGTCAGTGTTTGGGCCCGACACGCCTTCGTATCGCCCGGAGAGGTGGCTAGAGAACACAGCGCGGTCCTCGGAAATGGACCGTAATTTCCTTGCCGTAAGGTTCCTTCGTCCTCCTACAGCTACGTACACCCTAGACCCGGAGCTAATCAGTGCCGTTGGTGTCAGTTCGGCGCCGGGGCGCGCACCTGTATTGGAAAGAACATTAGCTTAA
- a CDS encoding Zn(II)2Cys6 transcription factor domain-containing protein (InterPro:IPR036864,IPR001138;~PFAM:PF00172;~go_function: GO:0000981 - DNA-binding transcription factor activity, RNA polymerase II-specific [Evidence IEA];~go_function: GO:0008270 - zinc ion binding [Evidence IEA];~go_process: GO:0006355 - regulation of transcription, DNA-templated [Evidence IEA]), with amino-acid sequence MNRPHSRARPPRSHRIPMNAREAARTRMACTACRERKIKYSGEQPCRYCTRRNLEYVVPENSKRKLYSMAYVQELERRALSQEHAQGRQENRRGSPVVSCQAVEEGSASRAAEANTLLHGDNTEMNTAGGPVSREHFPIETGLVMSSSLAFSSYIKAISVAPSMESRDTGRSSKTSENAYELPLPRGGRVSASSIKDWPTEEQARALVRSIADSISQIQHLFDPRSFSDRLSTIYDRRNTMVWENGASTAEILMVFTVGKLL; translated from the exons ATGAACAGGCCGCACTCCCGTGCACGGCCGCCCAGAAGTCATCGCATTCCGATGAACGCTCGCGAAGCCGCTAGAACTCGAATGGC ATGCACTGCTTGTCGAGAGCGCAAGATCAAGTACTCCGGGGAGCAGCCATGCCGATACTGTACAAGGCGAAATCTGGAATACGTGGTCCCCGAGAACAGCAAGCGCAAGCTCTACTCTATGGC ATACGTCCAAGAGCTAGAAAGAAGGGCACTATCCCAAGAACACGCCCAAGGCAGGCAAGAGAATAGACGGGGCTCACCTGTCGTATCCTGCCAAGCCGTGGAAGAGGGGTCGGCCTCCCGTGCTGCGGAAGCGAACACCCTGCTCCATGGAGACAATACTGAGATGAATACAGCTGGCGGGCCTGTGTCCAGAGAGCACTTCC CTATCGAAACCGGCTTGGTAATGTCTTCTAGTTTAGCCTTTAGCTCCTATATCAAGGCCATCTCTGTCGCCCCGTCGATGGAGAGCAGGGATACGGGAAGATCTTCCAAAACATCCGAAAACGCGTATgagctgccactgccacgcGGGGGCCGAGTCAGCGCCTCTTCCATCAAGGACTGGCCAACAGAGGAACAGGCTCGCGCGCTGGTGAGATCCATCGCCGATTCAATCAGCCAGATACAGCATTTATTTGACCCCAGGTCATTTTCAGATAGGCTTTCTACCATATATGACCGTCGTAACACCATGGTCTGGGAAAATGGCGCGTCAACTGCTGAGATCCTGATGGTATTTACTGTCGGGAAgttactataa
- a CDS encoding uncharacterized protein (COG:G;~EggNog:ENOG410PFWR;~InterPro:IPR020846,IPR011701,IPR036259;~PFAM:PF07690;~TransMembrane:12 (i57-75o95-116i128-147o153-175i187-210o216-237i336-355o375-392i412-431o437-464i485-503o509-527i);~go_function: GO:0022857 - transmembrane transporter activity [Evidence IEA];~go_process: GO:0055085 - transmembrane transport [Evidence IEA]), which translates to MHELSKTKSREIKYLYLEFNTPLPTPLITSTPGPGQYSPPEPPDLKKYRSPFLWPKWRKSVMTWISCAVTALAGYSAGEASPASTELTEKWGISLVVYNLAITIFCVGFALAPMILAPFSEINGRRPIFIASGIIFVACTVACGGTHTFAGLIIARFFQGVGGSTFSTMVGGIISDFYHAEDRNTPMALFSAAALFGTGLAPLLSSIIVYHTTWRWIYYSHAIVSGAFVILIFLFFSETRGSVILSRKAKVLNIYYEKLEAAGHRGVVMPGSRSGEGGNTERIRWKVKSDEQRGSLLQMISISCYRPFREFSTCYQFLASLMISDCSLDMLFTEPVVFFFSLWAAFSWAVLYLQFSSVPLVFKTNHNFNTELSGAVFTSICVGVILITIISIYQERIAEHFMKLPQSAERRLYFPCAEAILLPIGLFWFGWTSYPSIPWIVPTLGVGCAGMGIFSVYLAVFNYLADTYHRYASSAIAAQSFCRNLLGGIFPLIANAMFTNMGYPGASSLLGGIGALLTFVPWLLLFFGPKIRAKSKLASELEQ; encoded by the exons ATGCACGAGCTTTCCAAGACCAAATCCAGAGAGATTAAATATCTCTACCTTGAATTTAACACACCACTCCCAACACCACTTATCACTTCAACCCCCGGACCCGGACAATACTCGCCGCCAGAACCCCCCGATCTGAAGAAATACAGATCGCCATTTCTATGGCCCAAATGGCGCAAATCAGTGATGACTTGGATCTCATGCGCAGTGACTGCGCTCGCAGGTTATTCTGCAGGGGAAGCCAGCCCAGCATCGACAGAGCTGACAGAAAAATGGGGCATCAGCTTGGTGGTGTACAATCTAGCTATCACAATCTTCTGCGTGGGGTTTGCGCTCGCCCCGATGATACTCGCTCCTTTCTCTGAGATCAATGGGAGGAGGCCTATTTTTATTGCCAGTGGTATTATTTTCGTTG CCTGTACTGTCGCATGCGGTGGAACACATACTTTTGCTGGTCTGATTATAGCACGATTTTTCCAAGGTGTGGGAGGAT CAACCTTTTCTACAATGGTTGGAGGCATTATCAGCGACTTTTACCACGCGGAAGACCGAAACACTCCCATGGCATTGTTCTCTGCGGCTGCTCTCTTTGGCACAGGACTAGCTCCATTACTATCAAGCATTATCGTGTACCACACCACATGGCGCTGGATTTATTACTCACATGCTATTGTTTCAGGAGCATTTGTAATTTTgatttttctcttcttctcagaAACCCGCGGAAGTGTCATCTTAAGCCGGAAAGCCAAAGTATTAAACATATACTATGAAAAGCTTGAGGCTGCCGGCCACCGTGGAGTCGTCATGCCTGGCAGCAGATCCGGAGAAGGGGGTAATACCGAGCGGATCAGGTGGAAAGTCAAGAGCGATGAACAACGTGGGTCTTTGCTCCAGATGATCAGCATCTCCTGCTACCGTCCGTTCCGTGAGTTCTCTACTTGTTATCAGTTTTTGGCAAGCCTCATGATTTCTGACTGCTCTCTAGACATGTTGTTCACAGAGCCTGttgtctttttcttttccctttggGCTGCATTTAGCTGGGCTGTCCTGTATCTCCAATTCAGCTCTGTACCATTGGTTTTTAAAACAAACCATAACTTTAACACTGAGCTGAGTGGAGCGGTCTTTACGT CAATATGTGTCGgagtcatcctcatcacaATCATAAGTATTTACCAAGAGCGGATTGCAGAGCACTTCATGAAGCTCCCTCAATCAGCTGAGCGGCGTCTCTACTTTCCCTGCGCTGAAGCAATTTTGCTGCCCATAGGCTTATTCTGGTTTGGATGGACATCATACCCGTCCATTCCATGGATTGTACCGACATTGGGCGTCGGCTGTGCAGGAATGGGGATTTTCTCGGTCTATCTGGCTGTTTTCAACTACCTGGCTGATACCTATCACCGATACGCGAGTTCTGCTATTGCAGCGCAATCATTCT GTCGAAACCTACTAGGAGGCATCTTTCCATTGATCGCCAACGCAATGTTCACCAATATGGGCTATCCCGGTGCATCCAGCTTATTGGGTGGAATT GGTGCTCTTCTGACGTTTGTTCCATGGCTCCTTTTATTCTTTGGGCCCAAAATTCGCGCAAAAAGTAAACTTGCGAGT GAACTGGAGCAATAA
- a CDS encoding alpha/beta hydrolase (CAZy:CE10;~COG:V;~EggNog:ENOG410PWAH;~InterPro:IPR029058,IPR013094;~MEROPS:MER0036028;~PFAM:PF07859;~go_function: GO:0016787 - hydrolase activity [Evidence IEA]), whose amino-acid sequence MSISVVLPIGPPPPYSPALLPVLETQRTCPTVETVKTFRTSQTPTGPETVLEAFPDMVHSQYTVTVPTTNDNTTDSHLAALSIFQSNLSTSTPRPAVYYIHGGGQISGNRLGTLDTLMGYFTGIDIVVSTIEYRLAPEYQAPAALDDSYAGLVWMADHAAELNIDPARIMVMGISGGGPIAAGTAILAQRQRYPKVLAQMLLTPMLDDRLQTASSQQFANSGPWCGATNQMAWSNVLGSQRGGINVSELVAPSRATNLTGLPSTFIDVGGSEVFRDEAVAYASTLWRSGVPTELHVWEGGFHGFDVMGPDLEVSRAARAAKVSWIKRVLGASE is encoded by the coding sequence ATGTCTATATCCGTTGTGTTGCCTATCGGACCTCCCCCGCCGTATAGTCCAGCACTTCTGCCAGTGTTGGAAACTCAGAGGACATGCCCGACAGTGGAAACAGTCAAGACATTTCGAACCAGTCAAACCCCCACTGGACCGGAGACCGTCCTTGAAGCGTTCCCAGATATGGTCCATTCGCAATATACAGTCACTGTGCCTACCACAAACGACAACACCACCGATAGCCACCTGGCGGCACTCTCCATCTTTCAATCCAACTTGTCCACCAGTACTCCTCGACCGGCTGTGTATTACATTCATGGTGGAGGCCAAATTTCTGGAAACCGCCTTGGCACCTTAGATACTCTTATGGGGTACTTTACCGGCATCGATATCGTGGTTTCTACTATTGAATACCGTTTAGCACCAGAATATCAAGCGCCCGCAGCCCTTGATGACAGTTATGCTGGCCTAGTCTGGATGGCAGATCATGCTGCTGAACTGAACATCGATCCAGCAAGAATCATGGTTATGGGAATTTCTGGCGGTGGTCCGATTGCTGCAGGTACTGCCATCCTTGCCCAGAGACAACGATACCCAAAGGTTTTAGCGCAAATGCTCCTTACACCTATGCTTGATGACCGCCTGCAGACAGCATCTTCGCAGCAGTTTGCCAACTCCGGTCCCTGGTGCGGGGCAACAAACCAGATGGCATGGAGCAATGTTCTTGGGAGTCAAAGGGGTGGGATTAATGTGAGCGAGCTTGTTGCACCATCTCGCGCCACAAACTTGACAGGCTTGCCATCCACGTTTATTGATGTTGGAGGCTCTGAAGTATTCCGTGATGAGGCAGTTGCCTATGCATCAACTCTGTGGAGGAGCGGTGTTCCAACAGAGCTTCATGTTTGGGAGGGTGGCTTTCATGGTTTTGATGTAATGGGTCCAGATCTAGAAGTGTCGCGCGCAGCACGGGCAGCAAAAGTGTCATGGATCAAGAGAGTCCTCGGAGCTAGTGAATAG
- a CDS encoding uncharacterized protein (COG:S;~EggNog:ENOG410PXC9;~InterPro:IPR021833;~PFAM:PF11905) gives MDPRPEKARRRTAQQLARKREIDKETQRVKRQSDRERLLLIQDDMRSMQKQVHELKQSMELALIPLVNRSTSPAAQSQTPTASPCGGTTESSHLGYCAEVVSCGLGSLSRESESRALEQNQSVMRWRPVTHESPPAGRLGPGREYTSCLCQPKVHVSYGECFEQTVYTALMSVSRPLPSVPLSSIPRLPTLADILFIGPGENIVSRIVMKMLKRDGFKDITNVVSAFIHVYRVLRYRFSPSLETLNDIPEWLRPTETQDIIPHEIWTDFIHFPKLRNAMALKSIEYVRESFDLDYSASISTNWPRWQPVFTWDDSQGAIVLNPHFVPHIDILSNWSLDETFARKYPQIEPLVTIRG, from the exons ATGGATCCACGTCCCGAGAAAGCCCGCCGGCGCACAGCACAGCAGTTGGCGAGGAAGCGCGAGATAGACAAAGAGACGCAACGCGTCAAGCGCCAATCGGACCGGGAGCGGCTGTTACTGATCCAGGACGACATGCGGAGTATGCAGAAACAAGTCCACGAGCTGAAACAGAGCATGGAGCTAGCTCTTATCCCACTGGTCAATCGGTCTACCTCCCCTGCCGCCCAATCGCAGACTCCTACTGCCTCTCCCTGTGGTGGAACTACGGAGTCCAGCCATCTAGGCTACTGCGCGGAAGTGGTTTCCTGCGGTTTAGGATCCCTATCTCGCGAGTCAGAGAGTAGAGCCCTCGAACAAAACCAAAGCGTAATGCGTTGGAGGCCAGTAACGCATGAATCGCCGCCAGCAGGAAGGCTAGGACCCGGCCGTGAATATACGTCTTGTCTCTGTCAGCCCAAAGTGCATGTTTCATATGGTGAATGCTTCGAGCAGACTGTCTACACCGCACTCATGAGCGTCTCTCGCCCGCTCCCATCTGTTCCACTGTCGTCCATCCCCCGACTCCCCACCCTTGCCGACATTCTTTTCATTGGACCGGGCGAAAACATTGTTTCCCGGATTGTCATGAAGATGCTGAAGCGAGATGGGTTCAAGGATATAACCAACGTAGTCAGTGCTTTCATCCACGTTTATCGAGTGCTTCGC TACCgcttctccccttctctgGAGACCCTCAATGACATCCCAGAATGGCTGCGCCCAACAGAGACCCAGGATATAATCCCCCATGAAATATGGACCGACTTTATCCATTTCCCCAAGCTCCGCAACGCGATGGCTCTGAAGAGTATTGAATACGTGCGGGAATCGTTTGATCTGGACTACTCTGCATCTATATCCACGAACTGGCCCCGCTGGCAACCGGTGTTTACCTGGGACGACTCGCAAGGCGCCATCGTACTGAACCCCCACTTTGTACCTCATATTGACATCCTGAGTAACTGGTCTCTGGATGAGACATTTGCACGGAAGTATCCTCAAATAGAGCCACTGGTTACTATTAGAGGATAG